The nucleotide sequence atatatatgcttctACCACAAGCAATGTTTTGTATGATCCGATGTGTGGATATAGTTCCTGGCTTCTTTTAATGGAATggttaaggaaaaacaaaacggTTTGAAATAGTTAAGCtttacctttttgtttttaaaatgtagttgaATAattaaaagcacttaagcatgtgcttaactcccactgacttcaaagagccTTTAGCACATGCTTACATTTAAGTACATTTTAAGTACTTTCATGAATCAGGATACACACATGCATAATTTTAAGCACACTGAAGTGTGTGCTTTGCTGAGTGGGGCTGGATTTCAGCATGTGCCTGAGTGCATTGCATAATCTGGGCCTATATTAACATTGGATCTGAACAAACTGACCTTATTCACACAAAATAAGGAGCCTCTTGGCTCCCACAGGAAGTTAGCATGAGTAATGTCTGCAGGAGCTGGCCACAGCGGTTGAATGACAAAGCAATGGGAACATGACGATCTATCTGAACTGAGATCCAAATTGCTTGACAATGGTAATTTTAAATGGAAGATCACCTTTTATTTTGCTAATGAAAAACTGTCATTACAAAATAGGACATAGGCATCCATGGAAGGTAATTCCtgagtcatcaagtccagtccctggTTATTGCAGGCCACCCCGTCACATAATCCTGGAAAACGGCCATACAAAATCTAGCATCTTGTCAAGAACAGGGCTGATCTGGGGCCAACAGCGGCTTTCTTCTGCAGCAGAATGTGTCACTCCCACCGGCTTCGGTGTCTAGGAGCAGCCACTTTTCCAACTGGATATTGATCTCATGTTTAGATCCATCTTAATCAGTCACCCTACACTGGTCAAACCCCATGTGAATGATGTTTTAAGTAcatcccagatcctcagctggtgtaaattggcgtagctccactgaaatcaataggactgcCGGCTGAAGATCTGCCCATAGAGTGAAATTCAGAGGCTGATGAACCATTTGCATTATATCTTGAAGGCGTAAGTGGGACCTTGTGGTGCATGGGCCTGGTACTGACCCTTTGCACCAGGGTGAATTTCTTCCCTACTCAGAACACGTTTGACATGATAATGAGGAAGCTGTTCAAAAGAAACCCCCAGAATTAGAATGGAAGAGGCCCCATTGCCAATGGCCTGATGTACACTGCTCCACAACAAGGCTGGCACAGAGGCTCTGGGACTGTCCAGCTATCCCAAGAATATTCCCAGCATCAAGAGCTGCAATCTTACATGGGCTGAACACACAGCAACCCAGGGAGACACAGACGGGGCCCAGAAGAGGAGCTGTGCTCTTATGTGGTTGTCTGAAATTGGGTTTGATAAAGCATTTAGCAGCTTTTGTGTAATGACAGCTGATCCTTTCCAAAGCTCTTCCCCCTCCACGTAATTCAGCTGTGTGAGCGGGTGATGTGATGCTATACTCTTGGAGTGAGTAACAGATTGTGTTTTCTTCTCTCTGTTCAGCCACCTGCATCTTTGGACATGTACAAGAGCTCGTACATGATGGACTACAGACCGTACAATGACCACAAACCACCCATTGAGAATCATACACAGGTACACCAGGTTTTTCCTTGTTTAGTTCATCAATCCTCCATGACCTACAGAGGCCACTTGGCAGCACAGCTTGGCTTATATCCAGGCATCACATTGTCAGCTACAGTCCGTGAGCACAAAGTAGGGTAACTCACACTCACACAGTGTGGCTCtgttcccctctagtggctggacctGTGTAGAGAAGTTTGTGAGTTGGCTACTGACTTTGAGCTAACAGGTGGGCCTTCTAGTAAAGGCAAATAGAGTGAGATTAATGCTTTTAGATACAGAGGTCTCGCATTCCTGCTGCCGCTGATCTATCAAGGGGTGTCCTGAAACAATAGGAATTGTCCCCTCACAACTGGCCATACGGGGGAATTGAGACATGCCAAAGGGATCATTTAAGAGCACTGATCCCATGTTCGTTCACTGTGCTTCTAAATCCCCCCTATATGGTCAGTTACCAGGGGGCGGTCATACATAAACCCCCTAATCAGTACACTCCAGTTTCTTACTGAGTTATGGCGTGTGACTAGCCCAATGGGTATAAACGGGTGAGTCAgtgtaacaatgctggttctggcgggacccaactgagagtgccaattcaggacaaattgcttgaagcagggcagttacagtctaaggctggggtttttccacctctaaggcaaaccagaCCAGCCAGACAGataggactttggttttaccccactggctaaccacaagtcacacaagcaattcccttagacgctCCAGTCTGACACCCAGTGACTGACACCCAGTGTTAACCTGGCTGGCACGACAGCATTTGAGagcaaaagcttatgccctagCCACCAATGCTTTCTCACAGTCTAAAGCAGCCTGAAACCAAAGGTTCACATTAGGTTCCACACTCcgctcctcttctcccttcccccttctgcTTTTCCCCCCTCAGTGCCAACTTCTATCCTTCTGCCCTCTGGGAACCAGGTACCATCTTCGCGGCCGGTTCGGCTCATTAACATTCCCGACACTAAACTCTGGCTGTTCTCTTCGGCTGGCTACTGGTTTTGCAGGAAGCCCAAGCCTCAGGTGGCTGTTCCCCGTCCAAGCTCCCGGCTTTAACCCTCTGCTTGCCAGGGCGCATCCACCCCACAGCTCAGACGGAGAGAGAAGTGTTGTCTTCTGTGTCACCGACCAATACTTCAGTTTTTATTCTCTAAAGAGCCTTGGAAGGCCATGTGCTCTGTCTGGATGTCCTGACGTGTGAGTGGGCTTCTTTGGGTGATTAGAATGGGGGAAATGTCTGAGCACCAGGGAACTTCACTGGGCTACAGCTAGTGTTCCCTCTAATGTTTTacgtccatgtgcagaatgaattttgttatgtgcaccaacatggaggtgatgtgtggtgggggtggggccaaggggattgggtgcaggagggggctgagcaCTAGGGCAaaagattggggtgggggggtgagggctctggctgggggtgtgggctctgaggtggggctaggaatcaggggttcggggtgcgggaggtggttcggggctggtgcagggggtgagggctccagctaggggtgaaggctctggggtggggctggggatgagaggttcagggtgcgggaggggacagAGGGTTGGATGTACGGGGGTGAAGGCTCcggatgggggtgtgggctctctGGTGGGGCCAGAGTTGAGGGCTTTGGCATgtaggctgccctggggctgcggcggggagcgaggactccctccagccctCTCTCTTGCAGCAgctcggggctgggggagaggtgcctctccatGGCCGGGGCAGCTCTGGGCTgtgccaggcctggggaggggcgcctctccccagACTGTGGCAGctcgggctgggctgggctggggaagggtgcCTCTCTTATCTCTGCATTAAGTCCAAAGGCtgagacgagagagagagagttgcccAGTTTAATTCTATTTCCTTTCCATTTCAAAGAACTCCAGAGAAATTCATCTTCTGGTATGAGGTACTAAAGGTTTTTGAAAGAAGGGATTTACCAGGTCGTTTTCCTTGATGGAATGCGAAGTTTAAATGAGCCACAATCCATGTTGCGTGTGGAGAAGTCAGGGAATTCCTTAGCCACAGAGGAATGGTTCCAAACAAATATGGGAGGTTGTGGTTTTGGAAAAGTAAACACGCCAATTATGTCCACATCAAACTAGACAGAGGACAGACAGATACTTAGGTATCTGGTTACCTTTTATTCACTACTCAGAGTACATTAACCTGCAATCAAACCAGCACACCTGTCCAATTATTTTGgatattaacatttgatagacatGCCCGGCTCTGCTAAATATATGTATGTAGAGATGTCACCTGCTTTAATAAAACCACTCGATATGACATGTGTTGTAATGATACTCACTCTATAATATGGTAACACACTGTTGAACAGGAAGATCTGATGACTGTATTTTTGTGCAATGTCTCTTTACACAAAAGAGAACAGTTGTAACGCTTGTTTCGTTTCTGttatttacatggcaaggatttgtaaacttgttgaaacttcctaaataaatgaatagttaaaaacaaaaacaaaacaacttccagtgatggggattccagaacttcctttggaagcctgttccagaccTTAAttttcttatagttagaaagtttttcctaatatctaacctaaatcttcctagCTGCAGATTAtacccattactttttgtcctattTCAGTGAACAtagagaacagttgatcactgaCCTCTCTATAATAGGccctaacacaggggtgggcaaactttttggtccgagggccacactggggcagcaaaactgtatggagggtagggtagggaaggctgtgcctccccaaagagcctggctCCCTcctcctatccgacccctcccacttcctgcccctggactgcccccctcagaattcctgacccatccaaccccccatgctccttgtcccctgactgcctcccccccaggaccccaccccctatccaccccccctgccccccgacaggtcccctgggactcccacgcctatccaacccaccctgttccctgtcccctgacggtccctccagaatccctgacccatccaaccccccctgctccttgtcccctgatctcttcctcccaggacccccccatCCCGTGACCGTTgccccgctccctgactgccccaacccctatccacccccccttccccttgaCAGGCCCTCCCGTGCTTATCCAACCCTCTCTGTCCCTGAAcgcccccctctctccctccagaacctcctccccatctcactgccccctgacaggcccccctgggactcccacacctatccaactaccccctgctccctgtcccctgactgcccccgggacccctggcctccttaccatgctgctcagagcagcatgtctggcagctgtgccgcctggccggagcctgccacgctgccctgcaggagcgcgcagccccgccgcACAGAGCACTGCCCGCACAGCggtgtggctgtgggggagggagctagcctccccagcagggagctccagggccaggcaggacggtcctgcggaccagatgtggcccacgggccgtagtttgcccaccgctgccctaacatatttgaagactatcatcaGGTTCCTCCTCGCCctgcagtcttcttttctccagacaaaACATACCCtgtttctttttaacctttcctcatatgtcagattttctaaaccttttttaaatctttgttgctgtcctctggagtctctccaatttgtccatatctttcttaaagcgTGGTGCCCAGGATGGGATAGAGTAcgccagctgaggcttcacccatgtggagtagagcaggacagttacctcctgtgtttCACATACACTTTCATTAATATACCCTAGAATgttgttagatttttttcataactgcatcacattgttgacttttATATTCAGTTTgggatccactgtaacccctagatccttttcattAGTACTCCTGCCTAGACTGTTATACCCCATTTTGtagtttttcatttgattttttccttcctaagtgtagtccTTTGCAATGGTCTTTATTGACGTTCATCTTGTTGACTGCTGGTCTTAGCTTCTGGAAAATCACCTGGGTGTGATTCAACTTACTCCTTCCCCTTCCACTGTCCACCCTTAGGCTTTTTATAAAATTACTAGCATATACATTCTTTTTGCTCCTCTTCATTGGTTACTTCGCCATTTTAGAGTGGAACCCAGGCTATTGCAGCAGTATGTAGCATTGTTCTGAAGTGGGAATGCTTCAGATTCCAATATGTTCTCTAAGACTGTTCCCGTATTACGGAAAGATTAGTCAATAACAGGCACATTGGCTTTTTAGGCTGTTATTCTTGCTGTCCATCAGCCATGATTCCAGGCATCATGGCTCTGTTTCAGCTTTTCTTGAAGGTATTATCCATGCTGTCAGTAAGCAGCAAGCTGGGTATCCCCCTTTGCTGGCTTGGCTAAAGCTTTTGATGCTGTgaattattattctattttatcTGACAGGTTGCTGTTTGCTCAGAGTCTGATGAACTGGGTTCCAGGGCTCTCTGCAGCAACGTAAGGAAGGCGGGCTGGTTTTATTTCTCAACATCATGCTGTTATTGATGAAGTCCAATTAGGTCTGTTGTGGGTCCAGTCTTGGATCCTGCTCCTGGATCAGAGGACAGACCCCAAGGTCCCCGTGGAAACCTGTTAGAGTCACACAAAATAACGCCCCACAACCATAGCAAAAATAGCAATGAAAATGGCAGAAAGACGAGGAGGAGGCTGATCTGTGACTTTCCgtacatttttaatattgtatgtttcatagattcatgtAGTAGTCTGATCTCCTACATTGCAAACAAGCCATGGAATTTCACCCCCCtctattgagcccagtaacttgtgtttgactaaaataTATTTTCGAATGCTACAGTTCTCCCAATGGCTCTGGTTTAACAAAGTATCTTATTACAGGTAATCTTATAGCTACTTTTAATATATTTGGAGACACTGATCCCAAAGGGTTCTATACTTTGCAGTAGGCAGGTAACCTCACATTTGGAAGTCACTGAACCATCTTTCCAATGTACCCACCTCACCTCCATTCACCTGTGACTTGTTTCTGCAGATGATTAAGTTAGCAGAAGCCCAGCTAAAGGCCAAAGAGTTGGCACGGCCTTCCAAGTCCCAGCTTCCAATGATGTATAAGGAAGATCCCATCAGCCAGAGAAAAGAAACTGCAGAAGGACCACGCACTCAAGCAGCTGTTCGCTCTGATGGCAAATTGGAGATGGGTCACACAGACTGCTCATTTGGTCCTGAATCGTTCCAAGAGGTCCAGGAAGAGCAGAGGAAGTATTTTAATACAGTCCTTCCAAATGCTGAATGCTACCTCTCTAAATGTTATCCCCATCCTGAGCAAACTGCAGCCCACGAGGACAAAATGGAGAGAACACAAATGCCCACCATGCCAGAAAGAGAGGCTTCTTCTCCTTCACCATTTTATCCCCAGCCTCCTGTAACAACTGAGCAAGGTCCAGGAAAAGATGGTAATTCTCATTGTACTTCAGCTGAGGGTTGTTTAAGAATGCAGATCTGAATTAGGTGGCTGAATAGCTGGATCTATCGAAGGAACTTGggtggcccccattaccatagtgtttgagcacctcacaatctttaacatatTTCTCCTCACCACACCTCTGTGAGCTAGGGCAGTgctgttagccccattttacagatggggaactgagccacagagagactaagcccagatccacaaaggtatttagactcctaatgtccatggaaatcaatggaagttaggagtctaaatacctttgtggctctgagcctaagtgacttgcccaacgtcagGCAGGAAGTGACCGTTAACCACAGAACCATCCCTTCTTTCAGCAGTCTGACGTGCTGGGGTGCCTCACAAACAGTAGACAGCATCATTTCACAAAGACGTTAATATCCACTTGCTTAACATCATCATtcatctccctccttccctccactcaTGAAATAAACTGTGATCCTGATCCCAGCCGGTATAACTCAGCGaagctctactgaagtcactggggctacGCCAATTGATaccggctgaggatctgccccagcaTCTTTATCAGGATGGAAGCCAAGAGAGTAATTTAAAAATGATGGTGACTTTCCTTATATCACAATGTGTGTTCTCCTCCTCCTAGATCAGGAAGGGCCAGAGTTTTCCAAGCGAAGACAAAGTCAGACCTGGGACAGCTATCAGCAATTTATCCTGGAGACGTGCAGAGCAAGGCAAACAAAAGCTCAGCAGAACAGGAGCATGGTCTTGGGGTCTTCTGTGTTTGGGAAAGGTTGGTTGATTTAGCTGCATGGCAACAGTCTAACCGTGAGGTGTCCTTACAGTGGAGCGGCTGGCCCAGCTTTGGGTTTTGGTGTTAAAGCCAATGAAAAGATACTAGGGCGAAGAATGGGAATTGAATAAACAGGGTGAGAACATTAGATACATTTCAGGGCAGAGTGGAAGGGGGCTCTCATTTGGCACCCACAATTCAAGTGCAGGTGCATGTCAGAAGGGCAAGTGCTCAGATTTGCACCCACAATTAATTTTTGTGGGTGCAACATTTTGCAAGTGCAAATTTCACTCATGCCAAAGGAGGTTGGAGGCCAGTCCCTTGAAAATTTGCTTTTGCCAGTTTCTACAGAACTCTGTGATTGGCCACATCCACATAGATCCCATGGTCCATCTGCTTAACCACACGTGGAATCTTACGTGAGATCTCTGGCTGAAAATATACGTCTCTACTTACCTCAGACAATGGGGAATGTCTGTTAGTTGTCAGTAGCATTAAGGTAAATGGGCCTAATCCagagcccaatgaagtcaattttCCATTGACATTGCTGGAGTTAGGATTGGGCTCCATGTCCTCTTTTGGAGCCAGCTGCTGGAGTGCCACATAATCACAAACCCTGATTCTGTCCAGCAGGGGGCAATAGGGCACAAATATTAACCAGTACATTGCGTTCTGACCAACAttgttctgcattttaaaaaaatgtttgaagatTGTAAATGTTTGTTAGTTACAATATGGTTCAGTACCACCCTGAATCATGTTATAGCACAAAAATAATTGCTAAAGCTCTTTACCATTAGTGTTAACTTAGCATTAACCCAGTCATCGTTATTTTAGGGCAGTTTTTCTCAACCTGTTTGGGCTGGTGATCCCCTTTggacttaaaaaaaccaaaaaccatgaTCCCCCTATTAAGGCTTTAAAAGGTAGGGGGATGAAGCCACCCAAGCCCCACAACCTGTGCAGGCGCTGAAGCCATCTGAGCCCTGCCACCAGGGACTGAGAGCCCAAGCCCGTGACTCCCTTCTAAACCCATCCCgtgacccccaggttgagaaacactgatttaagGAATCCCTACAGGATTGAGCAAGAGATGACAGCCAAGAAAGTGGCCATTCCCCTAAACCAGCTCCTTCCAGCCTATAGATCCGGTCTCCTACAGAGAAAGAACAGAAGCACTTCTATTGGGATAGGGATGGTCGGGAGAAAAACCAGTGCAGCAGAGCTGGCAATCCTCACTATCCCCTCCCCTAGCCTAGATCTGCCAGGTATTTGTCCTCTCCGCCTGTTGAGAGGCCACCCTACAGTTCTAATACTGGGACTGAGTCGTTGCTTTTCTTTGTCAGCCTTTGGGCCTCTTATCTGCATCAGCTTACTAACAATATCTGTCCTACATTCCCATGCACATTACTGTGTCACTTATTAGAAGCTCAGAGAGTAGGACAGACTGTACGAGGGCGGGGTGGAGGGGCGGGTGGGAATAATCCTGCATGGGCCTGGAGAGAGtctgagtgaccaaagagatctGTTGTACTTCTGCTTTCTTTGACTTTCTAACTCCAATCTCCCAAAATCCATATAAGATCCGGAGGGAATAACTTAAGTCTAAAAAGCTCTGCCGACCCTCTGGAGACATTGCTAAACCTCTTTCCACTGTTGCTGTCTCTGGTTCATCTCCACTGGTGGTAGCAGCAGTGGAAGCCCTAGTGTTGACAAGGTGCTAGTGGCTGCTGATGTTTCCTGCCTTGTGTCTAAGCAGGAATCCACCACAATGTGCTCaggaagccttgtctacactagggctgcCATGAGTGGCAATAGCGGTGGGATAAAAGCCTAATGCAGAGACCCTATAGAGCTAAAAGATATGTCTatggagcagctgggaggtgtggttcccagctcaggcaagcgtacacctgctagctctgctcaagctagtgcactaaaaatatcaGCGTGGCTGCAGCCGGAGGCGGGATGGGCTTGCTGACTATGTACCCAGGCTCTCAGATGGGGCTGCACCTGGGCAGCTAGCCAGAGCCGCTGCGTGTGCCACCGTGGCCACCCTGCTATTCAAGCTGACATTTGTACATCCGCTTGAGCCGGGAAATAGGCCTTCCAGTGGCTGTGTACGTGCTGTGAAACTCCTATGGTAGCAGGAGGGGCGGTGTGGACAGACCCTTTAGGTATTTGATCGCGCTGATCTTTTAACAGATGGCAGCAATTCGGATGGGGCAAGCACCTACAACACAGATTACAAATGCTGGTCCGGAGTCCACAACGGACGCTGCAAAGCGCAGAGGAATTTCTCTAAAATTGTCTTGGAAGATGGCCACTTTAACCAGTAAGTGATATTTGGGCAttggggcgagggggaggggagagagagagagcttggggATCGTTATCTGACGGTTTAGAACCATACAATAAGATGACATGATATTTCTCAGATGTCTCTTTTCTTGCGCATACTAGGCAATGTGTAATAAATAActgaacaaatacaaataaagcaCCCCTTCAAGATAAAATAATTTCACAAGGCCTAGTTCAAGGCCtcccttttaaaatgtcatgcaAGGGGATGTTCAACTCCAGTGGGCACAGGCActggcttcctcctttccccaggggtgctcaacccccattCTGTCCcataccccatccccactccaccccgccccgcctcttcatgcccagttccaccccctccccgagcatgcccatccccactcctcccccgccccatcagtgcctcctgcattccgctgaacagctgatcgcagcaggtgggaggcactgggagggagggggaggagttgatcctTGGGGCCattggtgggcaggaggcagtggggggaggggaaggagctggctgcagtggggtgctgagcacccactaatttttttttctgtgggtgctccagccctggagcacccctggagttggcacctatgccagTAGGTTTCCCGCATTGGAGTTTCCTACCAAACATCCCCTCAAGAAAGCAGTTTGGGGCCCTGGAGCTGGCAGCATGTATGACTCCTCTGTACAGGCCAAACAGCCAGGCACAAATGACTCCTGAGAAAATTAGGAGTGGCAGATCATGCCATATCTCACTGGAAGggtgatttcccccccaccccattagaTTTGCACTGAAGTCTTGACTTTGATCGATGACCTCAGAGTCATGTGACGTCCAGGGATCCTTCCTACTGGAATTAGAAATTCTCATAATGCCTTATCTAAAGCAGGGGATGTTTCCCAGTTACAGCCTTTGGTATAGCAGTAACTCTGCAACTCCTAGTTCAGACAGGCAGAGTCACTGTTTGCACCAGTGGAATGTATCCCAATTTCAAGCAGGTACAAATTGCATTTTTCCTCCTCTGCACCTGGGGTTTGCACCAATGCTCAGGtggctggccagctgctgctgaaaCTGGGGCAAATCCCCGGTCTAGACAGGGCCTTAGTGCATGGAGTCTAATAGGGTAGAGCTTGGCTTTGATGTTACCTTCTCACCCATTATTCTTGTGCTCCACAGGAGCCCCTGGGTTTCAGAATACAAGGACAGCTACAGTATTTTCTTGCAGAAGCTGAACTGGCCGTCTCACCACGCCATGTCAGCTCTGTGCTCTGCCGTAAAGCCCATCACACATCTGTCCCATGGGCTGGCTTCCCACAAGCCCATTCCAGTGAATACAGTCTTCTGAGCCTTGCCATAAAGGCCGTGGTAGGTGCCAGGTTCACCCACAACGTTCTCACTAGAGCCAAGTCACATTTTGACATTGTCATGAGaaatggacaattttttttttttttaaataatcccaAACTTGAGACATTTTTTGATAGGGTCCCCCCCCTAACTAATTGGGACTGATAATGAAGTCATCCATGCAGAGCCAAGACCTGGTCTCTTAACTCATGCAACTTGTCCCCAGATTTTGGGTTAGGGCTCCTCTTTGATGCACAAAAGGGAAGAGATTAGAGGTGTCTGGCTGTTTTACAAGCAGTTGGAATCCACAGAGATGAGAAAGACCTGCCAGTGGGGTCAAATGTCATCAGGAATAGCTGTTACTGGGGCTTCTGAGCTGTTCTTTGCTTCTCAGGTAACTCTGCTCCAACTCTGTAACTTCTGACCCTGCCTCTTCATTGTGAATGAACGGGGCTTGTGTCTTGAGCGAGGCCTGTATTCAGAAAAGTTCTTAAGCATGTGCTGTAAATCCATCTTCAGTCAGGACCGCATATAAGCACCGGGtccaaagcatgtgcttaaagctgAGCACGCCTGTAAACAGCCAGTCCCAAGTCAGgccctataaaatcatgagattttaaaaaataataaacttttggttctttttatttgtctttgggTTTTTGAGCTTTTtggattcacattttcaagcttttatccACAAACTTGTGGACTAAAAtcttcatatatttttttaaaaagctgggatTCCCacataatcacttgactccagaagctggggctttaggaaagacaCCAAATAGCATGTGATTTGTGATAAAACTGCAGAAGCTGGGACCACTGTTTAAATACTGTCCCGATTGGGGTGCTTTTCTCAATCGGGGCCTTAACGTGTAATTTGTCTATAATTTTCTATACTAAGAGCTTTCATCCCAATGTCTAAGGGTCTCGATTTCTTTAGCATGCATCACCCATGCATCTCTTTTTCTGATTGCAGCTCTGGGATCTCTCCAAGATGTCAGCCATGA is from Chelonia mydas isolate rCheMyd1 chromosome 4, rCheMyd1.pri.v2, whole genome shotgun sequence and encodes:
- the LOC122465644 gene encoding uncharacterized protein LOC122465644 isoform X4, translated to MVDVIRKISISKPPASLDMYKSSYMMDYRPYNDHKPPIENHTQMIKLAEAQLKAKELARPSKSQLPMMYKEDPISQRKETAEGPRTQAAVRSDGKLEMGHTDCSFGPESFQEVQEEQRKYFNTVLPNAECYLSKCYPHPEQTAAHEDKMERTQMPTMPEREASSPSPFYPQPPVTTEQGPGKDDQEGPEFSKRRQSQTWDSYQQFILETCRARQTKAQQNRSMVLGSSVFGKDGSNSDGASTYNTDYKCWSGVHNGRCKAQRNFSKIVLEDGHFNHSGISPRCQP
- the LOC122465644 gene encoding uncharacterized protein LOC122465644 isoform X1, whose product is MVDVIRKISISKPPASLDMYKSSYMMDYRPYNDHKPPIENHTQMIKLAEAQLKAKELARPSKSQLPMMYKEDPISQRKETAEGPRTQAAVRSDGKLEMGHTDCSFGPESFQEVQEEQRKYFNTVLPNAECYLSKCYPHPEQTAAHEDKMERTQMPTMPEREASSPSPFYPQPPVTTEQGPGKDDQEGPEFSKRRQSQTWDSYQQFILETCRARQTKAQQNRSMVLGSSVFGKDGSNSDGASTYNTDYKCWSGVHNGRCKAQRNFSKIVLEDGHFNQSPWVSEYKDSYSIFLQKLNWPSHHAMSALCSAVKPITHLSHGLASHKPIPVNTVF
- the LOC122465644 gene encoding uncharacterized protein LOC122465644 isoform X2, which produces MYKSSYMMDYRPYNDHKPPIENHTQMIKLAEAQLKAKELARPSKSQLPMMYKEDPISQRKETAEGPRTQAAVRSDGKLEMGHTDCSFGPESFQEVQEEQRKYFNTVLPNAECYLSKCYPHPEQTAAHEDKMERTQMPTMPEREASSPSPFYPQPPVTTEQGPGKDDQEGPEFSKRRQSQTWDSYQQFILETCRARQTKAQQNRSMVLGSSVFGKDGSNSDGASTYNTDYKCWSGVHNGRCKAQRNFSKIVLEDGHFNQSPWVSEYKDSYSIFLQKLNWPSHHAMSALCSAVKPITHLSHGLASHKPIPVNTVF
- the LOC122465644 gene encoding uncharacterized protein LOC122465644 isoform X3 — protein: MIKLAEAQLKAKELARPSKSQLPMMYKEDPISQRKETAEGPRTQAAVRSDGKLEMGHTDCSFGPESFQEVQEEQRKYFNTVLPNAECYLSKCYPHPEQTAAHEDKMERTQMPTMPEREASSPSPFYPQPPVTTEQGPGKDDQEGPEFSKRRQSQTWDSYQQFILETCRARQTKAQQNRSMVLGSSVFGKDGSNSDGASTYNTDYKCWSGVHNGRCKAQRNFSKIVLEDGHFNQSPWVSEYKDSYSIFLQKLNWPSHHAMSALCSAVKPITHLSHGLASHKPIPVNTVF